One region of Mesobacillus boroniphilus genomic DNA includes:
- a CDS encoding S8 family peptidase: protein MRRTKVFILGLSLILLLGLTAGGVFRSDADKNDSEATTHGSGQRIMMARSMAKANNVEMGEKIKKQLDTQDEVTLIFHNKKDTSHYYDHEATVDFVNEPSVEELDEITRDIKGWVIKHLNSIYIFRSTVMETPEMIEYFNQRKNIEYAEPNFILMQNEVNGPNDLLYQENYQWNLPVIGTEQGWRVSRGNEEIEIAIVDTGVDLDHPDLRNRLVSGYNVIDEKAEPDDDNGHGTHVAGIIASETNNNEGVAGMTWFSKIMPIKAMGAKGYGTTFDIAKGIVWAVDHGADVINMSLGNYQPSKVLEEAVRYAYERDVVMVSAAGNDGSDQPTYPSAYPEVLSVSAVDYNGNRASFSNYGDYIDISAPGVYIPSTYFNEQYAALSGTSMAAPHVAGLAALIKSANPELKSSQVIKIIKNSAIDLGEQGKDIDFGNGLIDVNSALQEASKERPHISKQQKSLLDWFR, encoded by the coding sequence ATGAGAAGAACGAAGGTGTTCATTCTTGGGTTATCATTAATCCTTCTTCTTGGCCTTACTGCAGGCGGGGTATTCAGGAGTGATGCTGATAAAAATGATTCTGAAGCCACAACCCATGGCTCGGGTCAACGAATTATGATGGCGCGGTCTATGGCTAAGGCGAATAATGTGGAGATGGGAGAGAAAATCAAAAAGCAACTGGATACACAAGATGAAGTCACACTAATTTTTCATAACAAAAAGGATACAAGCCACTATTATGACCATGAAGCCACAGTTGATTTTGTAAATGAACCAAGCGTAGAGGAATTAGATGAAATTACGCGTGACATCAAAGGCTGGGTCATCAAGCATCTAAACTCCATTTATATTTTCAGGTCAACAGTAATGGAAACTCCGGAAATGATTGAGTACTTTAACCAGAGAAAAAACATCGAATATGCTGAGCCCAATTTTATCTTAATGCAGAATGAAGTGAACGGACCTAACGACCTGCTTTACCAGGAGAATTATCAATGGAATTTGCCAGTGATTGGTACAGAGCAAGGATGGAGGGTAAGTCGCGGAAATGAAGAAATTGAAATAGCGATCGTTGATACTGGTGTAGACTTGGATCATCCGGATTTAAGGAACCGGCTTGTATCAGGCTATAATGTGATCGATGAAAAGGCAGAGCCTGATGATGATAATGGCCATGGTACTCATGTTGCAGGCATCATTGCTTCGGAAACGAATAATAACGAGGGTGTCGCCGGCATGACATGGTTCAGTAAAATCATGCCGATAAAAGCGATGGGAGCAAAAGGCTATGGTACTACTTTCGATATCGCAAAAGGGATCGTCTGGGCGGTCGACCACGGAGCGGATGTCATTAATATGAGTCTTGGCAATTACCAGCCTTCAAAGGTTCTTGAGGAAGCCGTACGATATGCTTATGAACGAGACGTCGTCATGGTTTCTGCAGCTGGCAATGACGGCTCCGATCAGCCTACTTACCCATCAGCATATCCTGAAGTATTGAGTGTATCTGCAGTAGACTATAACGGTAACAGAGCCAGCTTCTCAAACTACGGTGATTATATTGATATTTCTGCACCAGGTGTTTATATACCGAGCACTTATTTCAATGAACAATACGCTGCCCTTTCTGGGACCTCGATGGCCGCTCCACACGTCGCCGGTCTTGCTGCATTAATCAAGTCGGCTAATCCAGAGTTAAAAAGTTCGCAAGTTATCAAGATCATTAAGAATTCCGCGATTGACCTTGGTGAGCAAGGAAAAGATATCGACTTTGGAAATGGCTTAATTGATGTAAATTCAGCACTGCAGGAAGCGAGTAAAGAACGGCCACACATCAGTAAACAACAAAAGTCGTTGCTTGACTGGTTCAGGTAA